A window of Prolixibacter sp. SD074 contains these coding sequences:
- a CDS encoding toprim domain-containing protein: MKREIKLQCDTARNLSIFDFLRSVGMTPRRENSREAWYASPFRSEAIPSFKVSKVLNRWFDHGAGIGGNIIDLVIALNSDCSVQDALAILEKGTSLSFHEQIDSDSMPERNRIEILRVTPIQHPGLKRYYSSSAIPDLVISRYAYEVHYSLNENSYFAIGMKNVSGGWELRNQYYKNSSSPKDYTLIRNSNSILSITEGMFDFFTLVSEEPELAKTSDFVILNSLSFLDRVTAILPFYKHVDLYLDNDSSGKQAAKKLCSLYNVCNDLSSRYSAYKDLNEWANSANFGCTRKMSR, encoded by the coding sequence ATGAAAAGAGAAATAAAACTACAGTGCGACACAGCTCGAAATTTATCAATATTTGACTTTTTACGTTCTGTTGGAATGACTCCCCGGAGGGAAAATTCGAGGGAAGCTTGGTATGCCAGTCCGTTTAGATCGGAAGCAATACCTTCTTTTAAAGTGTCGAAGGTGTTGAATCGTTGGTTTGACCATGGTGCCGGTATCGGTGGCAATATTATTGACCTGGTTATCGCTTTAAACAGCGATTGTTCCGTTCAGGATGCTTTGGCAATTTTGGAGAAGGGCACTTCTCTTTCTTTTCATGAGCAAATTGATTCGGACTCAATGCCGGAAAGAAACCGAATTGAAATACTTCGTGTTACTCCAATTCAGCACCCAGGACTGAAAAGATATTATTCCTCCAGTGCAATTCCCGATCTGGTGATATCCAGATATGCGTACGAGGTACATTATTCATTAAACGAAAATAGTTATTTCGCTATCGGAATGAAGAATGTATCCGGAGGTTGGGAATTGAGAAATCAGTATTACAAAAATTCGAGCTCGCCGAAAGACTATACTTTAATCCGAAATTCGAACTCGATACTTTCAATTACAGAAGGCATGTTCGATTTTTTCACGCTCGTCTCGGAAGAGCCGGAATTAGCAAAAACGTCTGATTTTGTAATTCTAAACTCCCTTTCTTTTTTGGATCGGGTGACTGCAATACTCCCGTTCTATAAACACGTCGATCTTTACCTGGATAACGATTCATCCGGGAAGCAGGCAGCAAAAAAGCTGTGTTCCTTATACAACGTTTGTAATGATTTATCGAGCCGGTATTCGGCATATAAGGATCTCAATGAGTGGGCAAATAGCGCAAATTTTGGATGTACGCGAAAAATGTCGCGATAG
- a CDS encoding site-specific integrase, which yields MKKSYSIKLIGGEKSKLKDGSSPIGLVIRKQGKRKIMFLGISALPEQWNSDFQLYIVDSRKKNLHPDREQNNKWLAEVKKRSDKILEEFEENRIDWTLNQFEQRFLNKSKHTGVEGYFQDYIDKLDRSGKIGNKKAYENTLGILKLFDSKFSRLSFNDIDLKYINKFDEFLRVERGLTNATIQYYIKTFRALLNKAIKEGEASSVSYPFGKTGYSVSALEQESEKRYLPNDYIEKLKTAELKSYTLRWVRNLFLFSYYCQGMSFADVAALKTDNILVFEGGRYIAYRRQKTEGKDSKIIRIKISDNIQQLLDWFKSNTQLVENYLTPCVSIAGYEGEKLYDHIRGRYRRYNRHLKTLGEELNFEGIRLSSYMSRHSYAMRLKNSGVPEDVISEALGHKNLATTKVYLDSFQKDEIAKANELL from the coding sequence ATGAAAAAAAGCTATTCCATAAAATTGATTGGTGGCGAGAAAAGCAAGCTGAAAGATGGCTCTTCGCCAATCGGTCTTGTGATTCGTAAACAAGGAAAACGCAAGATCATGTTTTTGGGAATTTCGGCTCTTCCTGAGCAATGGAATAGTGATTTTCAACTTTATATTGTCGACTCCAGGAAGAAGAACCTGCATCCAGATCGCGAACAAAACAATAAGTGGCTTGCCGAAGTGAAGAAGCGGTCTGATAAGATCCTGGAAGAGTTTGAAGAGAATCGAATTGACTGGACCTTGAATCAATTCGAACAGCGCTTCTTGAATAAGTCTAAACACACTGGTGTTGAAGGTTATTTCCAGGATTACATTGATAAGTTGGATCGTTCCGGGAAGATTGGGAACAAGAAAGCTTACGAGAACACACTTGGCATACTGAAGCTTTTCGATTCTAAATTCAGTCGATTATCGTTCAATGATATTGATCTAAAATACATCAACAAATTTGATGAATTTTTAAGAGTGGAGCGGGGCCTCACTAACGCTACAATCCAATATTACATTAAGACTTTCAGAGCATTACTCAACAAGGCTATAAAGGAGGGTGAAGCATCATCTGTGAGTTATCCTTTTGGAAAGACAGGCTACAGTGTTTCAGCCTTAGAGCAAGAATCTGAGAAGCGTTACCTTCCAAATGACTACATAGAAAAACTTAAAACAGCAGAACTGAAAAGTTATACACTGCGATGGGTCCGAAATTTATTCCTGTTCTCCTATTATTGCCAGGGAATGAGTTTTGCTGATGTTGCAGCACTGAAAACTGATAATATTCTTGTTTTCGAAGGTGGCCGGTACATTGCGTACAGGCGGCAGAAGACTGAAGGAAAAGATTCAAAGATCATCCGAATCAAAATTTCGGACAATATTCAGCAGCTCCTAGACTGGTTTAAGAGCAATACTCAGCTTGTTGAGAACTACCTGACACCCTGTGTGTCGATTGCAGGATACGAAGGTGAGAAGCTTTATGATCACATTCGAGGACGGTACCGTAGATATAATAGACACTTGAAGACATTGGGTGAGGAATTGAATTTTGAAGGAATAAGGCTCTCTTCATACATGAGCCGGCATAGCTATGCTATGAGATTGAAGAACAGTGGCGTCCCGGAGGACGTCATTTCTGAAGCATTAGGACATAAGAATCTGGCTACAACTAAGGTTTATCTTGATTCATTTCAGAAAGATGAGATAGCTAAAGCAAATGAATTATTGTGA
- a CDS encoding helix-turn-helix domain-containing protein — translation MDNENVRITDDTPLSFLTVGQFKRLMSYPAKKEIPKQEIPEVFGTKLAAKISGYSVATIYSKTSKKEIPFFKRDNLVLFRKDLFFDWLTENRVETSYEYSKRMDQHLVDRKR, via the coding sequence ATGGACAACGAAAATGTAAGAATTACCGATGACACCCCATTGTCATTTTTGACTGTAGGCCAGTTTAAGCGTCTGATGAGTTACCCCGCCAAGAAAGAGATTCCTAAGCAAGAAATCCCTGAAGTATTTGGAACGAAGCTGGCCGCAAAGATATCAGGGTATTCTGTAGCTACCATTTACTCAAAGACGTCAAAGAAGGAGATCCCATTTTTTAAAAGGGATAATCTTGTCCTATTCAGAAAGGATTTGTTTTTTGATTGGCTAACCGAAAACAGAGTAGAAACCTCGTACGAATACTCAAAGAGGATGGATCAACACCTGGTAGATAGAAAGCGCTAA
- a CDS encoding site-specific integrase, with amino-acid sequence MNYYDKFKKRFEQEAVLRNLSERTRKSYWWHIADYSNFCKKDPEHTGVEELRAYFQSMLTDGNHKPGSVKMGYYALRFLFTNIYHKEWAKEYLPTPKVAKTLPLVLSKDEVSDVLGAIDNFKHRAIIMLIYSTGARVSESVNIKLTDIDSRRMQVNIQEGKGLKQRKVPLSPVLLSVLRDYYKKYKPQHYLFEGAGGKGTHLGITAVRTICINARHRTPQVKKPYTPHTFRHCFATHHLEQGTNILVIQRLMGHSDLSNTLKYLHVQQLNTSQVVNPLDTLEGLEGLCRNK; translated from the coding sequence ATTAATTATTATGACAAATTTAAAAAAAGATTTGAACAGGAAGCGGTTTTACGCAATCTAAGTGAAAGGACCCGTAAAAGTTACTGGTGGCACATTGCCGATTACAGTAACTTTTGCAAAAAAGACCCGGAACACACGGGAGTAGAAGAACTCAGGGCCTATTTTCAAAGTATGCTCACCGATGGGAACCACAAACCGGGCAGTGTAAAAATGGGCTACTACGCCCTTCGGTTCCTCTTTACAAATATTTACCATAAGGAGTGGGCAAAAGAATACCTTCCAACGCCAAAGGTTGCCAAAACACTCCCGCTGGTTTTATCAAAAGACGAAGTGAGCGATGTACTCGGGGCTATTGACAACTTCAAGCACCGCGCTATCATCATGCTCATTTATTCCACCGGGGCCAGGGTATCAGAGAGTGTAAACATCAAACTTACCGACATTGACAGCCGACGGATGCAGGTAAACATCCAGGAAGGCAAAGGGCTGAAACAACGTAAAGTGCCGCTATCGCCGGTTTTACTTTCTGTTTTAAGGGATTATTACAAAAAGTACAAGCCGCAGCATTACCTTTTTGAAGGCGCGGGAGGAAAAGGTACCCACCTGGGCATTACAGCAGTACGGACTATTTGTATTAATGCACGGCACCGCACGCCACAGGTTAAAAAGCCTTACACGCCACACACTTTCCGGCATTGTTTTGCCACGCACCACCTCGAACAGGGCACCAACATTCTGGTTATACAGCGCCTGATGGGGCATTCCGATTTAAGCAACACGCTCAAATACCTCCACGTGCAGCAACTCAACACAAGCCAGGTGGTAAACCCGCTGGACACGCTGGAAGGACTGGAGGGGCTATGCAGGAACAAATAA
- a CDS encoding IS91 family transposase: MQEQITVGSLLREYGGNYISQNKVTKGQQSLIHLLSACRTGGLGSHFEKCDHCSYTEKSYNSCRNRHCPVCQQKEKLEWLDKRMKELLPVGYYHLVFTLPHELNPLCLQNRKVMYGLLFKAVSQTLLELTRDVKHLGADIGLVTVLHTWGQNMKEHPHLHCIMPAGGLGFDREHWVHVPAKNNFFIAGKILAKKFRGKFLYLLKQAKEKGELDFHGKLAGIKGPVQFNRFLTPLYKKDWVVNVQAPMGNPEKILEYLSRYVFRIAITDRRILEVKNGKVRFSWKDYRTGRFREMKLDVDEFIRRFLLHILPKGFFKVRYYGILSSRYRKQNILAAKQLLAQEVENRKEEALEDGGQVWEKQDTVWTEILECIQNFRQPNCPVCKKGRLRFAGLVKDVPWEPG; the protein is encoded by the coding sequence ATGCAGGAACAAATAACTGTAGGAAGTTTACTGCGTGAATACGGGGGAAACTACATCAGCCAAAACAAGGTAACAAAAGGGCAGCAGAGCTTAATCCACCTGCTGTCGGCGTGCCGCACCGGGGGCCTTGGAAGCCATTTCGAGAAATGCGACCATTGCAGCTATACAGAGAAATCTTATAACTCCTGCCGCAACCGCCACTGCCCTGTGTGCCAGCAAAAAGAAAAACTGGAATGGCTGGACAAACGGATGAAAGAACTTCTCCCGGTGGGGTATTACCATTTGGTGTTCACCCTGCCGCATGAGTTAAACCCGCTATGCCTGCAAAACAGGAAAGTGATGTATGGCTTGTTGTTCAAAGCTGTTTCACAAACCCTGCTCGAACTTACCCGTGACGTAAAGCACCTGGGCGCTGATATTGGCCTGGTTACCGTACTCCATACCTGGGGGCAGAACATGAAGGAACACCCACACCTGCATTGCATCATGCCCGCAGGGGGCCTGGGCTTCGACCGCGAACACTGGGTGCATGTACCGGCCAAAAACAACTTTTTCATCGCAGGCAAGATATTGGCAAAAAAGTTCAGGGGAAAGTTTCTGTATTTGCTAAAACAAGCCAAAGAAAAAGGGGAACTCGATTTTCACGGCAAACTGGCAGGCATAAAAGGGCCTGTGCAGTTTAACCGCTTCCTCACGCCTTTATACAAAAAGGACTGGGTGGTGAATGTGCAGGCACCCATGGGCAATCCTGAAAAAATACTGGAATACCTTTCGCGTTACGTGTTTCGTATTGCCATTACCGACCGGCGGATTTTGGAAGTGAAGAATGGCAAAGTGCGATTTTCGTGGAAAGATTACCGTACAGGCAGGTTCCGGGAAATGAAACTGGATGTGGATGAGTTTATCCGCCGGTTTTTGTTGCACATTTTGCCAAAGGGCTTTTTTAAAGTGCGGTACTATGGAATTTTATCGAGCCGTTACCGTAAACAAAACATCCTGGCGGCAAAACAACTGCTGGCACAAGAGGTCGAAAACCGGAAAGAAGAGGCACTGGAAGATGGCGGCCAGGTTTGGGAAAAACAGGATACGGTGTGGACTGAAATCCTG
- a CDS encoding TIR domain-containing protein — protein sequence MEYSNKIELLEGLKNFVSNYQEQDKPDVIKRHVTMVVEKIMGNDKYKSEIAQIKFVPSMVAHNVPGFEDASITYRRIFNQGKQEMVSLIQTILKDIEIDNQIDSSVKENLLHTTDIDLNRIFIVHGHNNEIKLDVARTLEKLDLEPIILHEKPNLGRTLINKFTDYSNVDFAIVIISADDYGYSKKDGESNKKLRPRQNVVFELGYFIAKLGIEKVFPLIENEKIEDPGDFDGVVYVPYNSGWKNQLVLELKSLGYKIDANKLYE from the coding sequence ATGGAATACTCCAATAAAATAGAATTACTTGAAGGTTTAAAAAACTTCGTAAGTAATTACCAAGAGCAAGACAAACCGGATGTAATAAAAAGACATGTTACAATGGTTGTTGAGAAAATTATGGGCAATGATAAATATAAATCTGAGATAGCTCAGATTAAATTTGTTCCAAGTATGGTTGCTCACAATGTTCCAGGATTTGAAGATGCTTCAATAACATACAGAAGGATTTTCAATCAAGGCAAACAGGAGATGGTTTCATTAATTCAGACGATTTTGAAAGATATTGAAATCGACAATCAAATAGATTCAAGTGTAAAAGAAAACCTTTTACATACTACAGACATTGATTTAAATAGAATTTTTATAGTGCATGGTCATAACAATGAAATTAAACTCGATGTCGCCAGAACATTGGAGAAATTAGATTTAGAACCAATAATCCTGCATGAGAAACCTAATTTAGGAAGGACTTTAATCAACAAGTTTACTGACTATTCAAATGTAGATTTTGCAATAGTAATAATTTCTGCTGATGATTATGGATATTCCAAAAAAGATGGAGAGAGTAATAAAAAATTAAGGCCAAGGCAAAATGTAGTATTTGAGTTAGGTTATTTTATTGCGAAATTGGGAATAGAAAAAGTCTTCCCGCTAATTGAAAATGAAAAGATTGAGGATCCGGGAGACTTTGATGGAGTTGTATATGTACCGTATAACAGTGGATGGAAAAATCAATTAGTCCTTGAACTAAAATCTCTTGGATATAAGATTGATGCAAACAAACTATATGAATAA
- a CDS encoding relaxase/mobilization nuclease domain-containing protein encodes MIGKAKSIAHTANAVDYAVKKNGAEIIDKRMVVGESGVEIAAEFRVFQDLNHSTKNKSISMVLSPEPEDGRKLENTEFRNIANEFLSGMGLEEHQAIVVKHTDRNHAHLHIICNRIDSSGGTYKDKFIGKKAQRIADVVAGSLGLIRARVVQDLKKKSSLQLRNEIYRLHKEAMDSMPMDFTQYVDLMISKGVEIEPAVNKKGKLQGFRVRYQDQSFKASEVNRNMSLSKLTFTHNTKIGSTPTIRRMPGRQNGLSL; translated from the coding sequence ATGATTGGCAAGGCAAAGAGTATAGCACATACAGCCAATGCTGTTGACTATGCCGTAAAAAAAAACGGTGCTGAAATAATTGACAAAAGGATGGTCGTTGGGGAAAGCGGTGTTGAGATTGCTGCTGAATTTAGGGTCTTTCAGGATTTAAATCATTCGACCAAAAATAAATCAATTAGTATGGTCTTGTCTCCGGAGCCTGAAGATGGTCGAAAGTTGGAAAATACGGAATTTCGGAATATTGCAAATGAGTTTTTGTCCGGGATGGGACTTGAGGAGCACCAGGCTATTGTAGTAAAACACACAGACCGGAATCACGCGCATTTGCATATCATATGTAATAGAATTGATTCTTCTGGAGGAACATACAAAGACAAATTTATTGGTAAGAAGGCACAAAGAATCGCTGATGTTGTCGCCGGCAGTCTCGGTTTGATTAGAGCGAGAGTAGTTCAGGATTTAAAAAAGAAAAGTTCTTTGCAGTTGAGAAATGAGATCTATCGGTTGCATAAAGAAGCCATGGACAGCATGCCGATGGACTTCACTCAGTATGTTGACCTGATGATTTCGAAAGGCGTAGAGATTGAACCCGCTGTAAATAAGAAAGGGAAACTTCAGGGTTTTCGTGTGAGATATCAGGACCAGAGCTTCAAAGCATCGGAAGTTAATCGGAATATGAGTTTGTCGAAACTGACTTTCACCCACAATACTAAAATTGGATCTACCCCAACCATTCGTAGAATGCCGGGAAGACAGAACGGATTATCGTTATGA
- the mbpA gene encoding mobilization protein MbpA gives MKRRKIEFRCSSLEKAIIQKKAENAGLKISEFCRATALGQRVTFRMTDEELSVYKMLVTYSNNFTRIGNLFRDKDSKFAQEIRQTSDEIKKHLRRLQ, from the coding sequence ATGAAAAGAAGGAAAATAGAATTTCGTTGTAGTTCACTTGAAAAAGCGATCATTCAAAAGAAGGCAGAGAATGCCGGTTTAAAAATCAGTGAATTTTGCCGTGCAACTGCTCTGGGGCAGCGTGTCACTTTTCGAATGACGGATGAAGAGCTCTCCGTTTATAAGATGCTTGTAACCTACAGCAATAATTTCACACGGATCGGCAATCTTTTCAGAGACAAGGATAGCAAATTTGCCCAGGAGATTCGTCAAACTTCGGACGAAATAAAAAAGCATTTAAGGAGACTGCAATGA
- a CDS encoding VapE domain-containing protein has protein sequence MNTNEKDLYVVKNPKKQTVYDDVAEYLFEKYDIQYNEISHDFQISLKDERNWRNLNTSSLLIELAKVGIDISPRKLEIFIQSGFIKKYNPIQEYFSSLPEWDGTDYIAKYCSYVPTFEDEAFLYHFRKWLVRAVKCALEPEYFNKQAFIISHKGQSSGKSTWCRFLCPPKLSAYIAEDIGNDKDARIQLSRNFLMNLDELSVLSKKDVNALKAYFSKTFINERLPYDRKNTNLPRTCSFIGSTNMSSFLNDETGSVRWLCFELRDRINFAYSKETNIDNLWGQAYYYAYKSDDFNPELTMKDIKENEDRNSKYTRLTTEQELVAQYYEKSQSMDDFITATEVIAALNFLNLRLNHINIGRALSGFNFQRVKHPKKQVWGYLAKSNIINQERNHTK, from the coding sequence ATGAATACAAATGAAAAGGATTTGTACGTCGTTAAGAATCCGAAAAAGCAAACAGTTTATGACGATGTTGCAGAGTATTTATTCGAAAAATACGACATCCAATACAACGAAATATCCCATGATTTCCAGATCTCGTTGAAAGATGAAAGAAACTGGCGCAACCTAAATACAAGCTCTCTGCTCATAGAGCTAGCAAAGGTCGGAATAGACATTAGTCCAAGAAAACTAGAGATTTTTATCCAGTCAGGGTTCATTAAGAAATACAATCCAATTCAGGAATATTTCAGCTCCCTTCCCGAATGGGACGGAACTGACTATATAGCTAAATACTGCTCTTACGTACCGACATTCGAGGATGAAGCATTTCTGTATCATTTCAGGAAATGGCTTGTTCGAGCTGTCAAATGTGCTTTGGAGCCAGAATATTTTAACAAGCAGGCATTTATTATTAGCCATAAGGGCCAAAGTTCCGGAAAATCGACCTGGTGCCGGTTTCTTTGCCCTCCCAAGCTTTCTGCATACATAGCTGAGGATATTGGTAATGATAAGGATGCCCGGATTCAGCTTTCTCGCAATTTTCTGATGAATCTCGATGAGCTATCTGTTCTGTCCAAAAAAGACGTGAATGCCTTGAAAGCGTATTTCTCAAAGACATTTATCAACGAAAGGCTACCGTACGACCGAAAAAATACCAATCTACCCAGGACCTGTTCATTTATTGGCTCCACGAACATGAGTTCCTTTTTAAACGATGAAACCGGTTCAGTTAGATGGCTGTGTTTTGAACTTCGGGATAGAATAAACTTTGCCTATTCCAAAGAGACAAATATTGATAATCTCTGGGGGCAAGCATATTACTATGCCTATAAATCCGATGATTTTAATCCGGAACTGACAATGAAAGATATCAAAGAGAATGAAGACCGGAACTCCAAGTATACCCGCTTGACAACAGAACAGGAGTTAGTTGCCCAATATTACGAGAAATCGCAGAGTATGGATGATTTTATTACTGCTACTGAAGTAATAGCAGCCTTGAATTTTCTTAATCTCCGATTGAACCACATCAACATTGGCAGGGCTCTTTCCGGCTTCAATTTTCAACGCGTTAAACATCCGAAAAAGCAAGTTTGGGGCTACCTGGCAAAGTCCAATATTATCAATCAAGAAAGAAATCATACAAAATAG